Proteins from a genomic interval of Streptomyces sp. NBC_00820:
- a CDS encoding acyl-CoA synthetase codes for MTQGHGSTVDGVLRRSARRTPARIALHYGERTWTYEELDDAVSRAAALLLAEGLAPGDRVGAYGHNSDAYLIAFLACARAGLVHVPVNQNLTGEDLAYIVGQSGSALVLADPGLADRLPDGVRTLPLRDAGDSLLGRLPDTPPYDGPEPRTEDLVQLLYTSGTTALPKGAMMTHRALVHEYLSAITALDLSAGDRPVHALPLYHSAQMHVFLLPYLAVGATNVILDAPDGDRLFDLIEAGRVDSLFAPPTVWIGLAGRPDFADRDLSGLRKAYYGASIMPVPVLERLRERLPRLAFYNCFGQSEIGPLATVLAPDEHKGRLESCGRTVLFVDARVVDDKGEDVPPGTPGEIVYRSPQLCEGYWDKPEESAEAFRDGWFHSGDLAVRDADGYLTIVDRVKDVINSGGVLVASRQVEDALYSHDSVVEAAVIGLPDERWIEAVTAVVVPRGEVTEDQLILHVREKLTSFKAPKRVLFVTELPRNASGKILKRELRERFGG; via the coding sequence ATGACGCAGGGACATGGCAGCACGGTAGACGGGGTGCTGCGGCGCAGTGCCCGACGCACTCCGGCGCGCATCGCGCTGCACTACGGCGAACGCACCTGGACCTACGAGGAACTGGACGACGCCGTCTCCCGCGCGGCGGCCCTGCTGCTCGCGGAAGGGCTCGCACCGGGCGACCGCGTCGGCGCCTACGGCCACAACTCCGACGCCTACTTGATCGCCTTCCTCGCCTGCGCTCGCGCGGGCCTGGTCCATGTGCCGGTCAACCAGAACCTGACCGGCGAGGACCTGGCGTACATCGTCGGCCAGTCCGGAAGCGCGCTGGTGCTCGCCGACCCCGGCCTCGCCGACCGGCTGCCGGACGGCGTACGGACGCTGCCCCTGCGGGACGCCGGGGACTCTCTTCTCGGCCGCCTGCCGGACACACCGCCGTACGACGGGCCCGAACCGCGCACCGAGGACCTGGTGCAGCTGCTGTACACCTCCGGGACCACCGCGCTGCCCAAGGGCGCGATGATGACCCACCGGGCGCTGGTGCACGAGTACTTGAGCGCCATCACCGCCCTCGACCTGAGCGCCGGCGACCGGCCGGTGCACGCGCTGCCGCTGTACCACTCGGCGCAGATGCACGTGTTCCTGCTGCCGTACCTCGCCGTCGGCGCGACCAACGTCATTCTCGACGCGCCCGACGGGGACCGCCTCTTCGACCTGATCGAGGCGGGGCGCGTGGACAGCCTGTTCGCACCGCCCACCGTCTGGATCGGTCTGGCAGGCCGGCCCGACTTCGCCGACCGCGACCTGAGCGGCCTGCGCAAGGCCTACTACGGCGCCTCGATCATGCCGGTGCCCGTGCTGGAGCGGCTGCGTGAACGGCTGCCCCGGCTCGCCTTCTACAACTGCTTCGGGCAGAGCGAGATCGGGCCCCTCGCCACCGTGCTGGCCCCCGACGAGCACAAGGGACGGCTGGAATCCTGCGGTCGCACCGTGCTGTTCGTGGACGCCCGCGTGGTGGACGACAAGGGGGAGGACGTGCCGCCCGGCACACCCGGCGAGATCGTCTACCGCTCGCCCCAACTGTGCGAGGGCTACTGGGACAAGCCCGAGGAGTCCGCCGAGGCCTTCCGCGACGGCTGGTTCCACTCCGGCGACCTCGCGGTGCGTGACGCCGACGGCTACCTCACGATCGTCGACCGCGTGAAGGACGTCATCAACTCCGGTGGCGTGCTGGTCGCTTCGCGCCAGGTCGAGGACGCCCTGTACAGCCACGACTCCGTCGTCGAGGCCGCCGTGATCGGCCTCCCCGACGAGCGCTGGATCGAGGCCGTCACGGCCGTCGTCGTGCCGCGAGGCGAGGTGACGGAGGACCAGCTCATCCTCCACGTAAGGGAGAAGCTCACCTCGTTCAAGGCGCCCAAGCGGGTCCTGTTCGTCACCGAGCTGCCGCGCAACGCCAGCGGGAAGATCCTCAAGCGGGAACTGCGGGAGCGGTTCGGCGGCTGA
- a CDS encoding NF041680 family putative transposase, producing MSLLHRGARQEPLTQLSCFRGEFYSCLTARSDALFELADAVLCGDGPVRSLAELSLVGEHRRGHGGLYAAVSRGGIDADRLRQALAAVPLPRAADGRLVLAVDVTCWLRPDAHTSPQRILCHTYGRGKDQHIPIPGWPYSIICALEPGRSSWTAPLDALRLAPGDDTATVTARQLRDLVQRLITAGQWHAGSPDILIVADAGYDAPRLAFLLRDLPVQVLARMRSDRVLRRAVPQRQPHILGRPPRHGSEFVFGQPDTWGTPDTKTVTDTRLYGQATARSWDRLHPKLTHRSSWAAADGTLPIVEGSVIRLDIDQLPSGATPKPVWLWWSGTDATPADTDRLWQTYLRRFDIEHTFRLFKQTLGWTCPKIRTPEAADRWTWLILAAYAQLRLARPLAADLRRPWEKPSSPDRLTPARVRRDFRHIRPQAACPAQAPKSSRPGPGRPPGRKNTRPTPRHDVHTPRKTQPAKRQTKKLTTPRPRRTG from the coding sequence ATGAGTCTGCTGCATCGTGGTGCCCGACAAGAACCGCTGACGCAACTGTCATGCTTCCGGGGCGAGTTCTACTCCTGCCTGACCGCTCGTTCGGATGCGCTGTTCGAGCTGGCCGACGCTGTTCTGTGCGGTGACGGACCGGTGAGGTCGCTGGCCGAGCTGTCACTGGTGGGCGAACACCGCCGCGGACACGGAGGGCTCTATGCAGCAGTTTCCCGGGGAGGCATCGATGCCGACCGGCTGCGGCAGGCGCTGGCCGCGGTGCCGCTGCCGCGTGCTGCCGACGGCCGGCTCGTCCTGGCTGTCGATGTCACCTGCTGGCTGCGGCCCGATGCCCACACCTCACCGCAGCGGATCCTGTGTCACACCTATGGCCGGGGCAAGGACCAGCACATCCCGATCCCCGGCTGGCCGTACTCGATCATCTGCGCGCTCGAGCCCGGCCGCAGCTCATGGACTGCACCCCTGGACGCGTTGCGACTGGCACCCGGCGACGACACCGCCACCGTCACCGCCCGACAACTGCGTGACCTGGTCCAGCGACTGATCACAGCCGGGCAGTGGCACGCGGGCTCGCCGGACATCCTCATCGTCGCGGACGCCGGATACGACGCGCCCCGCCTGGCCTTCCTGCTGAGAGACCTGCCGGTCCAGGTGCTGGCCCGGATGCGCTCGGACCGGGTTCTGCGCCGGGCCGTCCCGCAGCGCCAGCCTCACATCCTGGGCCGCCCGCCCCGACACGGCAGCGAGTTCGTCTTCGGCCAGCCCGACACCTGGGGCACCCCGGACACCAAAACCGTCACCGACACACGCCTCTACGGCCAGGCCACCGCCCGCTCCTGGGACCGACTGCACCCCAAGCTGACTCACCGTTCCTCCTGGGCCGCAGCCGACGGCACGCTCCCCATCGTCGAGGGCAGCGTGATCCGCCTGGACATCGACCAACTGCCCAGCGGCGCAACTCCCAAGCCGGTCTGGCTCTGGTGGTCAGGCACCGACGCCACCCCGGCGGACACCGACCGTCTCTGGCAGACCTACCTGCGGCGATTCGATATCGAGCACACGTTCCGCCTGTTCAAGCAGACTCTCGGCTGGACCTGTCCGAAGATCCGCACCCCCGAGGCGGCGGACCGATGGACCTGGTTGATCCTCGCCGCCTACGCGCAACTCCGTCTCGCTCGCCCGCTCGCAGCCGACCTGCGTCGTCCCTGGGAGAAACCCAGTTCTCCAGACCGACTCACACCCGCCCGCGTCCGCCGCGACTTCCGGCACATCCGCCCACAAGCCGCCTGCCCAGCCCAAGCACCGAAATCCTCCCGACCCGGTCCCGGACGACCACCGGGCCGAAAGAACACCCGGCCCACACCCCGCCACGACGTGCACACACCCCGCAAAACACAGCCAGCGAAACGGCAAACGAAGAAGTTAACCACCCCACGACCACGCCGCACAGGTTAA
- a CDS encoding serine hydrolase, whose protein sequence is MGEHAVDDETGPGRQGPTRRQWGRGTMALAGALVLAPLPAGPAEAAGQASPAPGPASGPASGSASGPASGSGSGSAGAGHPTLRHGTPEQAGLLAPHLRQLVADAETFLGPSPRHPWYAGAVLLAGRGGTVALHRPIGMAVRYAAYDEKTDTGVEFPPEQQIPMAEDTVFDLASVSKLFTSLLAVQQMERGALELEATVASYLPDFGRAGKQGITIRQLLTHTSGFRAWIPLYGAPTREGKLDLIWNEAPLNPPGTVYLYSDLNLISLQLVLEKITGRSLDTLLREEVTGPLGLHRTRYNPPASWKPKIAATEDARKPWSGLDRGLVWGDVHDENAYSLGGVAGHAGVFSCAWDLAVLGRTLLNRGAYGRARILKPESVDLMFTNFNTAFPGHDHGLGFELYQHWYMGAMATPHTAGHTGFTGTCLVLDPTTDSFLVVLGNSVHPVRNWRSGSAPRVAAGTNLARAVAVRPARGRTAWFSGTAGATTATLTLPAVDTSAGDARLSCALWWDTEPAADVLALEASTDGGAGWQPLPFTTTRHGTEPQEHPAGTVSGWSGRVWHRLSAGLPATRQLIVRWRCTTDQLYVGRGTYVDTQRIEAGGRVVFDEVRPADGARIQPVGWTASAD, encoded by the coding sequence ATGGGTGAACACGCAGTGGACGACGAGACCGGACCGGGCCGCCAGGGCCCCACCCGCCGTCAATGGGGGCGCGGCACCATGGCCTTGGCCGGAGCCCTTGTCCTGGCGCCGCTGCCCGCCGGCCCGGCCGAAGCCGCCGGTCAGGCGTCCCCGGCTCCCGGACCGGCGTCCGGGCCGGCTTCCGGATCGGCTTCGGGACCCGCCTCCGGATCGGGTTCCGGATCGGCCGGGGCCGGTCACCCCACGCTGCGTCACGGCACCCCCGAGCAGGCCGGGCTGCTCGCTCCGCACCTGCGCCAACTCGTGGCCGACGCCGAGACCTTCCTCGGCCCCTCCCCCCGGCATCCCTGGTACGCGGGCGCCGTACTGCTCGCCGGGCGCGGCGGGACGGTGGCCCTGCACCGGCCGATCGGCATGGCGGTGCGCTACGCGGCGTACGACGAGAAGACCGACACCGGCGTGGAGTTCCCGCCGGAGCAGCAGATCCCGATGGCCGAGGACACGGTCTTCGACCTGGCCTCGGTCTCCAAGCTGTTCACCTCGCTGCTCGCGGTGCAGCAGATGGAGCGGGGCGCCCTGGAGCTGGAGGCGACGGTCGCCTCGTACCTGCCCGACTTCGGCCGGGCGGGCAAGCAGGGGATCACGATCCGCCAACTCCTCACCCACACCTCGGGGTTCCGTGCCTGGATCCCGCTGTACGGCGCGCCGACGCGCGAGGGCAAGCTCGACCTCATCTGGAACGAGGCGCCGCTCAACCCGCCCGGAACGGTCTACCTCTACTCGGATCTCAACCTCATCTCCCTGCAGCTCGTCCTGGAGAAGATCACCGGCCGTTCCCTCGACACGCTGCTGCGGGAGGAGGTCACCGGTCCGCTCGGCCTCCACCGCACCCGCTACAACCCGCCCGCGTCCTGGAAGCCGAAGATCGCCGCCACCGAGGACGCCCGCAAGCCCTGGTCCGGCCTCGACCGGGGTCTGGTCTGGGGCGACGTGCACGACGAGAACGCCTACAGTCTGGGCGGAGTCGCGGGCCACGCGGGGGTGTTCTCCTGCGCCTGGGACCTCGCGGTGCTCGGCCGCACGCTGCTCAACCGCGGCGCCTACGGCCGTGCGCGCATCCTGAAGCCGGAGTCGGTGGACCTGATGTTCACCAACTTCAACACCGCCTTCCCCGGCCACGACCACGGTCTCGGCTTCGAGCTCTACCAGCACTGGTACATGGGTGCGATGGCCACTCCGCACACCGCGGGCCACACCGGTTTCACAGGCACCTGTCTGGTGCTCGATCCGACGACCGACTCCTTCCTGGTCGTGCTCGGCAACTCGGTTCACCCGGTGCGCAATTGGCGGTCCGGGTCGGCGCCCCGGGTGGCCGCGGGCACGAACCTGGCCCGTGCGGTCGCGGTCCGCCCGGCGCGGGGCCGTACCGCCTGGTTCTCCGGCACGGCCGGCGCCACGACGGCGACCCTCACGCTGCCCGCCGTGGACACCTCGGCCGGTGACGCGCGGCTGTCGTGCGCCCTGTGGTGGGACACCGAACCCGCCGCCGACGTCCTTGCCCTGGAGGCCAGCACGGACGGTGGCGCGGGCTGGCAGCCGCTGCCGTTCACCACCACCCGGCACGGCACCGAGCCGCAGGAGCACCCGGCGGGCACGGTGAGCGGCTGGTCCGGCCGCGTCTGGCACCGGCTGTCCGCCGGGCTGCCGGCCACCCGGCAGCTCATCGTGCGCTGGCGCTGCACGACCGACCAGTTGTACGTCGGCCGCGGGACGTACGTCGACACCCAGCGGATCGAGGCGGGTGGCCGGGTCGTCTTCGACGAGGTACGGCCGGCGGACGGGGCGCGGATCCAGCCCGTGGGGTGGACGGCTTCCGCCGACTGA
- a CDS encoding Imm32 family immunity protein: MRLVSDPVYGEVDLTATAAELIYLASAVAEGDGFIESASASALDGNTLAGIEVRKAPGSGVRIGLDAQRQTLVISGDPVARAVLAENLHAMATAEDGGHLHIDYFPEHPYLVEGSLPLVINSPHGGMPIR, from the coding sequence GTGAGACTTGTGTCCGACCCCGTTTACGGCGAAGTGGATCTCACCGCGACGGCGGCAGAACTGATCTACTTGGCAAGCGCGGTAGCCGAGGGTGATGGATTCATCGAATCCGCGTCCGCGTCTGCGCTTGACGGCAACACCCTGGCGGGAATCGAAGTCAGGAAGGCACCCGGCTCCGGTGTCCGCATCGGCCTCGACGCCCAGCGGCAGACCCTTGTGATCAGCGGCGATCCAGTCGCCAGGGCTGTCCTGGCCGAGAATCTGCATGCCATGGCCACCGCCGAGGATGGCGGCCACCTCCACATCGACTACTTCCCCGAGCACCCCTACCTGGTGGAAGGATCGCTGCCCTTGGTGATCAACAGCCCGCACGGAGGCATGCCGATTCGGTGA
- the sigJ gene encoding RNA polymerase sigma factor SigJ gives MGTVGAGTDEIAGEQGQLINVAYRLLGSVTEAEDAVQDAYARWYALPRSRRDEILSPGAWLTTVTSRICLDVLGSARARRERYVGAWLPEPVPDRTEWPHAGGAERTGPTGPADPADQIVLDESVTMAFLVVLESMTPAERVAFVLHDVFRYPFAEIADVLGRTPAACKQLASSARRRVSAARAPVTAAGRADVVRHVKEAWETKDIATLVGLLDPAAVMTADGGGLVGAVLRPVEGGARIAQYMVAIADKAPGLELLERSVNGAPGLVAQRADVVMTVAAFDVSDGQVARIWAIRNPEKLRPWAREG, from the coding sequence ATGGGGACTGTCGGGGCCGGCACGGACGAGATAGCCGGCGAGCAGGGTCAACTGATCAATGTCGCCTACCGGTTGCTCGGTTCGGTGACCGAGGCCGAGGACGCCGTACAGGACGCCTACGCACGCTGGTACGCGCTGCCACGGAGCCGGCGGGACGAGATCCTTTCCCCCGGCGCCTGGTTGACGACGGTGACCAGCCGCATCTGCCTGGACGTGCTCGGCTCGGCGCGCGCCCGCCGTGAACGCTATGTCGGCGCCTGGCTTCCCGAGCCGGTGCCCGACCGCACCGAGTGGCCCCACGCGGGCGGCGCCGAACGCACCGGCCCCACCGGCCCCGCGGACCCCGCCGACCAGATCGTCCTGGACGAGTCGGTGACCATGGCCTTCCTCGTCGTCCTGGAGTCGATGACGCCCGCCGAGCGGGTGGCGTTCGTCCTGCACGACGTCTTCCGGTACCCGTTCGCCGAGATCGCCGACGTCCTGGGCCGGACCCCTGCGGCCTGCAAGCAGTTGGCGTCCTCCGCCCGGCGGCGGGTGAGCGCCGCGCGCGCTCCGGTGACGGCGGCCGGCCGGGCCGACGTGGTGCGGCACGTCAAAGAGGCATGGGAGACCAAGGACATCGCCACCCTCGTCGGCCTCCTGGACCCGGCCGCGGTGATGACCGCCGACGGCGGCGGCCTGGTCGGCGCCGTCCTGCGCCCGGTCGAGGGCGGCGCGCGCATCGCCCAGTACATGGTCGCCATCGCCGACAAGGCTCCGGGACTCGAACTCCTGGAACGGTCGGTCAACGGCGCGCCGGGCCTGGTGGCCCAGCGAGCCGACGTCGTCATGACCGTGGCCGCGTTCGACGTCTCCGACGGGCAGGTCGCCCGGATCTGGGCGATCCGCAACCCGGAGAAGCTGCGCCCGTGGGCGCGGGAGGGTTAG
- the paaK gene encoding phenylacetate--CoA ligase PaaK has product MADERDLLDAGERLGPEELRELQLERLRTSLRHAYDHVPFYRESFDKAGVRPEDCRSLADLAHFPFTTKADLRQNYPYGMFAVPRERIRRLHASSGTTGLPTVVGYTENDLSMWADMVARSLRAAGGRPGDIVHVAYGYGLFTGGLGAHYGAERLGCTVVPASGGMTARQVRLIQDLEPGVIMVTPSYMLTLLDEFERQGVDPRSTSLRVGVFGAEPWTEQMRREIEERFAIDAVDIYGLSEVIGPGVAQECVETKDGLHVWEDHFYPEIVDPVTGEVLAEGEQGELVFTSLTKEAMPIIRYRTRDLTRLLPGTARAFRRMEKITGRSDDMVILRGVNLFPTQIEEIVLRTPGVAPHFQLRLTREGRLDALTVRAEARPGATPEARDAAARSITAAVKDGVGVSVAVEIVEPESLERSVGKIRRIVDLRPR; this is encoded by the coding sequence ATGGCGGACGAGAGGGACCTGCTGGACGCGGGTGAGCGACTCGGACCGGAGGAGCTGCGGGAGCTCCAGCTGGAACGGCTGCGCACCTCGCTGCGGCACGCGTACGACCATGTGCCCTTCTACCGGGAGTCGTTCGACAAGGCCGGCGTGCGTCCGGAGGACTGCCGTTCGCTCGCCGACCTCGCGCACTTCCCCTTCACCACCAAGGCCGACCTCCGGCAGAACTACCCGTACGGCATGTTCGCCGTCCCCCGGGAACGCATTCGCCGCCTCCACGCGTCGAGCGGGACCACGGGACTGCCCACGGTGGTCGGCTACACGGAGAACGACCTTTCCATGTGGGCCGACATGGTGGCGCGCTCCCTCCGCGCGGCGGGCGGACGCCCTGGCGACATCGTGCATGTGGCCTACGGCTATGGCCTGTTCACGGGCGGCCTGGGCGCCCACTACGGCGCCGAGCGCCTTGGCTGTACGGTCGTCCCCGCGTCCGGTGGCATGACGGCCCGGCAGGTCCGGCTGATCCAGGATCTCGAACCCGGCGTCATCATGGTCACGCCGTCCTACATGCTCACGCTGCTGGACGAGTTCGAACGCCAGGGGGTGGACCCGCGCAGCACCTCGCTGCGGGTGGGCGTGTTCGGCGCCGAGCCCTGGACCGAGCAGATGCGGCGCGAGATCGAGGAACGGTTCGCGATCGACGCCGTGGACATCTACGGGCTGTCCGAGGTGATCGGTCCGGGTGTCGCCCAGGAGTGCGTCGAGACCAAGGACGGTCTCCACGTGTGGGAGGACCACTTCTACCCGGAGATCGTCGATCCGGTCACCGGTGAGGTACTGGCCGAAGGCGAGCAGGGGGAACTCGTGTTCACCTCGCTCACCAAGGAGGCCATGCCGATCATCCGTTACCGCACCCGTGACCTGACCCGGCTGCTGCCCGGCACGGCCCGCGCGTTCCGGCGCATGGAGAAGATCACCGGGCGCAGTGACGACATGGTGATCCTGCGCGGGGTCAATCTTTTCCCGACCCAGATCGAGGAGATCGTGCTGCGCACCCCCGGCGTGGCGCCGCACTTCCAGTTGCGTCTGACCCGCGAGGGCCGTCTCGACGCGCTCACCGTCCGGGCCGAGGCCCGCCCGGGAGCCACCCCCGAGGCGCGGGACGCGGCGGCCCGGTCCATCACCGCGGCCGTGAAGGACGGCGTCGGCGTGTCGGTGGCCGTGGAGATCGTGGAGCCGGAGTCACTGGAACGGTCGGTGGGCAAGATCCGCCGCATCGTCGACCTGCGTCCCCGTTAA
- a CDS encoding DUF397 domain-containing protein, giving the protein MAESTIQQPLVGWGKPELDLSGAEWQSSSRGLGDVQIAFVEGFIAMRNSGRAESPSLIFTPAEWGAFVSGAREGEFDLT; this is encoded by the coding sequence GTGGCCGAGAGCACCATCCAGCAGCCGCTCGTGGGCTGGGGCAAGCCGGAATTGGACCTCAGCGGGGCCGAGTGGCAGTCCAGCAGCCGAGGTCTGGGAGATGTCCAGATCGCCTTTGTCGAGGGCTTCATCGCGATGCGCAACAGCGGCCGGGCGGAAAGCCCCTCTCTGATCTTCACCCCCGCGGAATGGGGCGCGTTCGTCTCCGGCGCCCGCGAGGGTGAGTTCGACCTGACCTGA
- a CDS encoding alpha/beta fold hydrolase: protein MDTAFIYTVKANGITLACRAWGPEDAPPVLLLHCRGADGADWTPIAEKLAASPHPRRVYAPDLRGHGLSDRPGDYALESMSEDVYALLVALGIAGAADVVGHSLGGTVACLLAQRHPGAVRRLVLEDVPLPVPLDPPRPLAERPTGELPFDWAMLLATDEQRNAPDPVWRDHMGRITMPTLVIGGGPSSFIPQHEVAQVAELVPDSRLVTLDAGHLVHEARPEEFLAVVEPFLHG from the coding sequence ATGGACACCGCCTTCATATACACGGTCAAAGCGAACGGCATCACCCTGGCATGCCGCGCCTGGGGCCCCGAGGACGCCCCTCCCGTCCTGCTCCTGCACTGCCGCGGCGCCGACGGCGCAGACTGGACACCGATCGCCGAGAAGCTCGCCGCATCACCGCACCCGCGGCGCGTGTACGCCCCCGACCTGCGCGGCCACGGCCTCAGTGACCGGCCAGGGGACTACGCGCTGGAGTCCATGAGCGAGGACGTGTACGCCCTGCTCGTCGCGCTCGGCATCGCCGGCGCCGCCGATGTCGTGGGCCACTCCCTGGGCGGCACCGTGGCATGCCTGCTGGCGCAGCGCCATCCCGGGGCCGTACGGCGTCTCGTCCTGGAGGACGTGCCCCTTCCGGTGCCGCTCGATCCGCCCCGGCCACTCGCCGAACGTCCGACGGGGGAGCTGCCGTTCGACTGGGCGATGCTGCTGGCCACCGACGAGCAGCGCAACGCGCCCGATCCTGTGTGGCGGGACCACATGGGCCGGATCACCATGCCCACGCTGGTGATCGGGGGAGGGCCCAGCAGCTTCATCCCGCAGCACGAGGTCGCCCAAGTGGCCGAACTCGTCCCGGACTCCCGGCTGGTGACCCTCGACGCCGGGCATCTGGTGCACGAGGCCCGGCCGGAGGAATTCCTCGCCGTGGTGGAGCCCTTCCTCCACGGGTAG
- a CDS encoding phytoene desaturase family protein: MPAHEGTRTYDAVIVGGGHNGLVAAAYLARAGRSALLLERLDHTGGAAVSTRPFAGVDARLSRYSYLVSLLPQKIVRDLGLDFQVRGRTISSYTPVERAGQATGLLVGGGEARTREAFARLTGGEREYASWERFYGMTGQVAQRVFPTLTEPLPTREELRRRVGDETAWRALFEEPIGVTIEENFSDDLVRGVVLTDALIGTFADAHDASLAQNRCFLYHVIGGGTGAWDVPVGGMGALTDALAAAAREAGAVIETGREAVRIDTDGHTAEVTYRTADGEGVAAARHVLVNASPRELAALTGDPAPEPAEGAQLKVNMLLTRLPRLRDSSVDPREAFAGTFHIAEGYGQLAAAHAQAAAGELPAAPPSEIYCHSLTDPTILGPELAGSGYQTLTLFGLHTPARLFAQDNDAVREELLKATLAQLDAHLAEPLADCLATDADGRPCIEAKTPLDLERDLGLPGGNIFHRGLSWPYTQEDTGRWGVETRHANVLLCGAGAVRGGGVSGVPGHNAAMAVLER; encoded by the coding sequence ATGCCTGCACATGAGGGAACCCGGACGTACGACGCCGTCATCGTCGGCGGCGGCCACAACGGCCTCGTCGCCGCCGCCTATCTGGCCCGCGCCGGCCGCTCCGCACTGCTGCTGGAACGCCTGGACCACACCGGCGGCGCCGCCGTCTCCACCCGCCCGTTCGCCGGCGTCGACGCCCGGCTGTCGCGCTACTCCTACCTGGTCAGCCTGCTGCCCCAGAAGATCGTGCGCGACCTCGGGCTGGACTTCCAGGTCCGCGGGCGCACCATCTCGTCGTACACCCCGGTGGAGCGCGCCGGACAGGCCACGGGACTGCTCGTCGGCGGCGGGGAGGCACGCACCCGGGAGGCCTTCGCCCGGCTGACCGGCGGCGAGCGCGAGTACGCGTCCTGGGAGCGCTTCTACGGCATGACCGGGCAGGTCGCCCAGCGCGTCTTCCCGACCCTCACCGAGCCGCTGCCCACCCGCGAGGAACTGCGCCGCCGCGTCGGCGACGAGACCGCCTGGCGGGCGCTGTTCGAGGAGCCTATCGGCGTCACCATCGAGGAGAACTTCAGCGACGACCTGGTCCGGGGCGTGGTTCTCACCGACGCGCTGATCGGTACTTTCGCGGACGCCCACGACGCCTCCCTCGCCCAGAACCGCTGCTTCCTCTACCACGTCATCGGCGGCGGCACCGGCGCCTGGGACGTTCCCGTGGGCGGCATGGGCGCGCTCACCGACGCCCTGGCCGCGGCCGCGCGCGAGGCCGGAGCGGTGATCGAGACCGGGCGCGAGGCGGTCCGCATCGACACCGACGGACACACCGCCGAGGTCACCTACCGTACGGCCGACGGCGAGGGCGTCGCCGCCGCCCGGCACGTCCTGGTGAACGCCTCGCCACGCGAACTGGCCGCCCTGACCGGGGACCCGGCACCCGAGCCCGCCGAGGGCGCCCAGCTCAAGGTCAACATGCTGCTCACACGCCTGCCCAGGCTCCGCGACAGCTCGGTCGACCCCCGCGAGGCCTTCGCCGGCACCTTCCACATCGCCGAGGGATACGGGCAGCTGGCCGCCGCCCACGCCCAGGCCGCTGCCGGTGAACTCCCCGCCGCGCCGCCCTCGGAGATCTACTGCCACTCGCTGACGGACCCCACCATCCTCGGCCCCGAACTGGCCGGGAGCGGCTACCAGACCCTCACCCTCTTCGGCCTGCACACCCCCGCCCGCCTCTTCGCCCAGGACAACGACGCGGTCCGCGAGGAACTGCTGAAGGCCACCCTCGCGCAGCTCGACGCCCACCTCGCCGAACCCCTCGCCGACTGCCTGGCCACCGACGCCGACGGCCGCCCCTGCATCGAGGCCAAGACCCCGCTGGACCTCGAACGCGACCTGGGCCTGCCCGGCGGCAACATCTTCCACCGCGGCCTGTCCTGGCCCTACACACAGGAGGACACCGGCCGTTGGGGCGTGGAGACCCGGCACGCCAACGTGCTCCTGTGCGGCGCGGGCGCGGTGCGCGGCGGCGGCGTGAGCGGGGTGCCGGGGCACAACGCGGCGATGGCGGTGCTGGAGCGGTAG